The Humulus lupulus chromosome 4, drHumLupu1.1, whole genome shotgun sequence genome has a window encoding:
- the LOC133829501 gene encoding zeatin O-xylosyltransferase-like, producing MATSQDELSSVIVLMVPLPAQSHLNQLLQLSHVVSSYNIPVHYVCSALHNSQVKSRAPNPLHHLAKIHFHDFPTPHFVSPQPTKTASNFPIHLMPALEASVHLRQPFSDLLTRLSTTAKRVAVIHDSMMSYVIQDSASLAHNSETYVFHCISAISRVSFLRDAEGGGLEIDQAKIPSWEGFLEPRFEAFADKQVPFMKANKSGHLYNACRLIESEFLDFIFEKELESDHNMKLWAIGPLDSLTIFKKNSLNSSDANSEKVYYLEWLEKQKPNSVLYISFGTTTFLEDGQIEEIAIGLEKSEVKFIWVLRDADRGDIFGDEQKARGPQLPKGFEERVKGKGMVVREWVPQLEILGHPSTGGFMSHCGWNSWMESMSLGVPLIAWPMHSDQPMNAAFVTEFVKVGLAVGEWEKSEELVSSSTIEKVVKKLMSSDEGNEIRKRAKELGDELRKATAEGGVSRMEMDSLISHITR from the coding sequence ATGGCGACTTCTCAAGATGAGTTATCATCAGTTATAGTGTTAATGGTACCATTGCCAGCTCAAAGCCACCTCAACCAACTGCTTCAGCTCTCCCATGTCGTCTCCTCATACAACATCCCAGTCCACTACGTTTGCTCAGCTCTTCACAACTCCCAGGTCAAGTCTCGAGCTCCAAACCCTCTTCACCACTTAGCCAAAATCCATTTTCATGACTTCCCAACTCCACACTTTGTCTCTCCTCAGCCCACCAAGACTGCTAGCAACTTCCCTATACATCTCATGCCTGCACTTGAAGCTTCTGTTCACCTTCGCCAGCCCTTCTCAGATCTCCTCACAAGGCTCTCAACGACAGCCAAAAGAGTTGCTGTTATTCATGATTCCATGATGAGCTATGTCATTCAAGACTCTGCTTCTCTAGCACACAACTCGGAAACTTACGTTTTCCATTGTATCTCTGCTATTTCTAGAGTTTCCTTCCTCCGAGACGCCGAGGGAGGAGGCTTGGAGATTGATCAGGCCAAGATTCCTTCTTGGGAAGGTTTTTTAGAACCGAGGTTTGAGGCTTTCGCAGATAAACAAGTTCCGTTTATGAAAGCCAACAAATCTGGTCATCTTTACAACGCTTGTAGACTTATTGAAAGTGAGTTTCTTGATTTCATTTTCGAGAAAGAGCTCGAAAGTGATCATAACATGAAGCTTTGGGCAATTGGGCCTTTAGATTCTTTAACAATCTTCAAGAAAAACTCACTCAACTCCAGCGATGCCAATTCAGAGAAAGTTTATTACTTAGAGTGGCTTGAAAAACAGAAACCCAACTCTGTTTTGTACATCTCTTTTGGAACCACAACTTTCTTGGAAGACGGACAGATTGAAGAAATAGCAATTGGGTTGGAGAAAAGTGAAGTAAAATTCATCTGGGTTTTGAGAGATGCAGACAGAGGAGACATTTTTGGTGATGAACAGAAAGCTAGAGGACCTCAGCTTCCAAAAGGGTTCGAAGAAAGAGTGAAAGGAAAGGGAATGGTGGTGAGGGAATGGGTGCCCCAGTTGGAGATTTTGGGGCACCCATCAACAGGTGGGTTCATGAGTCATTGTGGGTGGAACTCATGGATGGAGAGTATGAGCCTGGGAGTGCCCTTGATAGCTTGGCCGATGCACTCAGATCAGCCCATGAATGCTGCTTTTGTCACTGAGTTTGTTAAAGTTGGTTTGGCTGTTGGGGAATGGGAAAAGAGTGAAGAGCTAGTAAGTTCATCTACGATTGAGAAAGTTGTGAAGAAATTAATGAGTTCTGATGAAGGAAATGAGATTAGGAAAAGAGCTAAGGAATTGGGTGATGAGTTGAGAAAGGCTACTGCTGAAGGAGGAGTTTCTCGGATGGAAATGGATTCACTCATTTCTCACATCACTAGATAG
- the LOC133831516 gene encoding zeatin O-xylosyltransferase-like, giving the protein MATSQDQLSSVIVLMVPFPAQSHLNQLLQLSHVVSSYNIPVHYVSSALHNSQIKSRAPNPLHHLAKIHFHDFPTPHFVSPQPTKTADNFPIHLVPAFEASVHLRQPFSDLLTRLSTTAERVVIIHDFLMSYVVQDSDSLAPNSETYVFHCVSAISRVSFIRDAAGGGLGTDHESQLKIPSWTRSFDPRFDALLAKQIPFMRANKSAHLYNACRLIESEFLDFIYEKELESDDNMKLWAVGPLDTVTICKKSPLNNSINGDSEQVYYLEWLERQKPNSVLYISFGTTTFLEDRQIEEIAIGLEKSEVNFFWVLRDADRGDIFGDEQKVGGPQLPKGFEERVEGKGMVVREWVPQLEILGHPSTGGFMSHCGWNSCMESMSLGVPLIAWPMHSDQPMNAAFVTEFVKVGLAVGEWEKSEELVSSSTIEKVVKKLMSSDEGNEIRKRAKELGDELRKATAEGGVSRMEMDSLISHITR; this is encoded by the coding sequence ATGGCGACTTCTCAAGATCAGTTGTCATCAGTTATAGTGTTAATGGTACCATTCCCAGCTCAAAGCCACCTCAACCAACTGCTTCAGCTCTCCCATGTCGTCTCCTCATACAACATCCCAGTCCACTACGTTAGCTCAGCTCTTCACAACTCCCAGATCAAGTCTCGAGCTCCAAACCCTCTTCACCACTTAGCCAAAATCCATTTTCATGACTTCCCAACTCCACACTTTGTCTCTCCTCAGCCCACCAAGACTGCTGACAACTTCCCTATACATCTCGTACCCGCATTTGAAGCCTCTGTCCACCTTCGCCAACCCTTCTCAGATCTCCTCACAAGGCTCTCAACGACAGCCGAAAGAGTTGTTATTATCCATGATTTTTTGATGAGCTATGTTGTTCAAGACTCTGATTCTCTAGCGCCCAACTCGGAAACTTATGTTTTCCACTGCGTCTCCGCTATTTCTAGAGTTTCCTTCATCCGAGACGCCGCGGGAGGAGGCTTGGGAACTGATCATGAGAGTCAGCTCAAGATTCCTTCTTGGACAAGGAGTTTTGATCCAAGGTTTGATGCCTTACTAGCTAAACAAATTCCGTTCATGAGAGCCAACAAATCTGCCCATCTTTACAACGCTTGTAGGCTTATTGAAAGCGAGTTTCTCGATTTCATTTACGAGAAAGAGCTAGAAAGTGATGACAATATGAAGCTTTGGGCAGTTGGGCCTTTAGACACTGTAACAATCTGCAAGAAGAGCCCACTCAATAACTCCATCAATGGCGATTCAGAACAAGTTTATTACTTAGAGTGGCTGGAAAGACAGAAACCCAACTCCGTTTTGTACATCTCTTTTGGAACCACGACTTTCTTAGAAGACAGACAGATTGAAGAAATAGCAATTGGGTTGGAGAAAAGTGAAGTGAACTTTTTCTGGGTTTTGAGAGATGCAGACAGAGGAGACATTTTTGGTGATGAACAGAAAGTTGGAGGACCTCAGCTTCCAAAAGGGTTCGAAGAAAGAGTGGAAGGAAAGGGAATGGTGGTGAGGGAATGGGTGCCCCAGTTGGAGATTTTGGGGCACCCATCAACAGGTGGGTTCATGAGTCATTGTGGGTGGAACTCTTGCATGGAGAGTATGAGCCTGGGAGTGCCCTTGATAGCTTGGCCAATGCACTCAGATCAGCCCATGAATGCTGCTTTTGTCACTGAGTTTGTTAAAGTTGGTTTGGCTGTTGGGGAATGGGAAAAGAGTGAAGAGCTAGTAAGTTCATCTACGATTGAGAAAGTTGTGAAGAAATTAATGAGTTCTGATGAAGGAAATGAGATTAGGAAAAGAGCTAAGGAATTGGGTGATGAGTTGAGAAAGGCTACTGCTGAAGGAGGAGTTTCTCGGATGGAAATGGATTCACTCATTTCTCACATCACTAGATAG